A single window of Gossypium hirsutum isolate 1008001.06 chromosome A10, Gossypium_hirsutum_v2.1, whole genome shotgun sequence DNA harbors:
- the LOC107896885 gene encoding regulatory-associated protein of TOR 1 isoform X2: protein MALGDLTTSRFSQLSLAVSNHVMDGNGSNGDYLEDAASADMASQRRDFDTASTSSYANAVASTATVPTTMAYLPQTIVLCELRHAAFEAFTPTGPSDSGLVSKWRPKDRMKTGCVALVLCLNISVDPPDVIKISPCARMECWIDPFSMAPQKALETIGKNLRDQYERWQPKARCKVELDPTVDEVKKLCNTCRRYAKSERVLFHYNGHGVPKPTTNGEIWLFNKSYTQYIPLPISDIDSWLRTPSIYVFDCSAAGMIVNAFIELLDSGTSSYPGSARDCILLAACEAHETLPQSAEFPADVFTSCLTTPIKMALRWFCTRSLLHESLDCSLIDKIPGRQNDRKTLLGELNWIFTAVTDTIAWNVLPHELFRRLFRQDLLVASLFRNFLLAERIMRSANCSPVSYPMLPPTHQHHMWDAWDMAAEICLSQLPALVEDPNAEFQPSPFFTEQLTAFEVWLDHGSEHKKPPEQLPIVLQVLLSQCHRFRALVLLGRFLDMGPWAVDLALSVGIFPYVLKLLQTTTPELRQILVFIWTKILALDKSCQVDLVKDGGHVYFIRFLNSVEAYPEQRAMAAFVLAVIVDGHRRGQEACIEAGLIHVCLKHLHSSMQNDVQTEPLFLQWLCLCLGKLWEDFTEAQIIGLQADAPAICTPLLSEPQPEVRASAVFALATLLDIGFDSFRDGVGGDEECDDDEKTRAEIIVIIKSLLNIVSDGSPLVRAEVAVALARFAFGHKQHLKSIAAAYWKPQSNSLLSSLPSLANINGTGSGNIVSSQIGPLIRVGNDNSSVVRDGRVSTSSPLATAGVMHGSPLSDDSSQHSDSGILNDGISNGLIRHSRSKPLDNAMYSQCVPAMCTLAKDPSPRIATLGRRVLSIIGIEQVTKSVKSAGSSSARPGEPTTSSATPSFAGLARSSSWFDMNGGHLPLTFRTPPVSPPRQNFLTGMRRVCSLEFRPHLMNSPDSGLADPLLGSSSGVSERSLLPQSTIYNFSCGHFSKPLLTASDDSEELLAIREERERFALERIAKCQHSSVSKLNNNSQIASWDTRFETGTRTALLQPFSPIVIAADESERIRVWNYEEATVLNGFDNHDFPENGISKLCLLNELDESLLLVASGDGNIRIWKDYTVRGKQKLVTAFSSIQGHKPGMRSLSTVVDWQQQSGYLYASGEISSVMLWDLDKEQLINSIPSSSDCSVSALVTYFPC from the exons ATGGCATTGGGCGATCTGACGACGTCACGGTTTTCGCAATTGTCGTTGGCAGTATCCAATCATGTCATGGACGGCAACGGCAGCAATGGCGACTACCTTGAGGATGCTGCTTCTGCCGACATGGCCTCTCAAAGGAGGGATTTTGATACTGCATCCACCAGTAGTTATGCCAATGCCGTTGCATCCACCGCCACAGTGCCTACAACTATGGCTTACTTGCCTCAAACTATTGTCTTATGTGAGCTTCGGCATGCTGCCTTTGAAGCTTTCACTCCAACTGGACCCTCTGATAGTGGCCTTGTCTCCAAATGGCGACCCAAGGATCGA atgaaGACAGGATGTGTAGCACtagttttatgtttaaatattagtGTTGATCCACCTGATGTAATAAAGATATCTCCTTGTGCAAGAATGGAGTGTTGGATTG ATCCTTTTTCTATGGCACCACAAAAAGCTCTTGAAACCATTGGGAAAAACTTGAGAGATCAATATGAGAGGTGGCAGCCTAAG GCACGGTGCAAGGTTGAACTTGATCCTACCGTGGATGAAGTGAAAAAACTTTGTAATACATGTCGTAGATATGCCAAGTCAGAGAGAGTTCTGTTTCATTATAATGGACATGGTGTTCCAAAGCCAACTACAAATGGTGAAATCTGGCTTTTCAATAAG AGTTATACACAGTATATTCCCTTGCCTATCAGTGACATTGATTCATGGTTAAGAACACCTTCTATTTATGTTTTTGATTGCTCTGCGGCTGGAATGATTGTTAATGCCTTCATTGAG CTTCTTGACTCTGGCACTTCTAGTTACCCTGGATCTGCACGAGATTGCATTCTGCTGGCTGCATGTGAAGCACATGAGACTCTTCCTCAAAGTGCTGAATTTCCTGCTGATGTGTTTACTTCTTGTCTTACTACACCTATCAAAATGGCATTGAGATG GTTTTGCACACGTTCGTTGCTTCATGAGTCTCTTGACTGTTCGCTTATAGATAAAATTCCTGGCCGCCAAAATGATCGTAAAACACTTCTAGGGGAGTTGAATTGGATTTTTACTGCAGTAACAGACACAATTGCTTGGAACGTTCTCCCTCATG AGCTTTTCCGGAGATTGTTTAGGCAGGATCTACTAGTTGCCAGTTTGTTCAGAAACTTTTTGCTTGCTGAGAGGATTATGCGCTCTGCAAATTGTTCTCCAGTTTCTTACCCAATGTTGCCGCCAACTCATCAGCACCATATGTG GGATGCATGGGACATGGCTGCTGAAATTTGCCTTTCTCAGCTTCCAGCATTGGTCGAGGATCCTAATGCGGAGTTCCAG cCAAGTCCCTTTTTTACTGAACAGCTGACAGCTTTTGAGGTATGGCTTGACCATGGATCTGAGCATAAAAAGCCACCGGAGCAATTGCCTATCGTTCTTCAG GTTTTACTTAGTCAATGCCATAGATTCCGTGCATTGGTTCTTCTTGGAAGATTCCTTGATATGGGACCATGGGCTGTAGATCTG GCCCTTTCTGTTGGAATATTCCCTTATGTGCTGAAGCTGTTGCAAACAACCACACCAGAACTGCGTCAAATCCTTGTCttcatatggacaaaaattttggCCCTTGATAAG TCATGTCAGGTTGATCTGGTAAAAGATGGCGGTCATGTTTATTTCATTAGGTTTCTTAATAGCGTGGAAGCATATCCTGAACAGCGAGCAATGGCTGCATTTGTTCTAGCTGTCATTGTGGATGGGCATAGACGGGGCCAGGAAGCCTGTATTGAGGCAGGGTTGATCCATGTGTGCTTGAAGCACCTTCACAGTTCCATGCAAAATGATGTGCAAACTGAACCCTTGTTCCTTCAGTGGCTTTGCTTGTGTCTTGGAAAGCTCTGGGAGGATTTTACTGAGGCTCAAATAATAGGTTTGCAGGCAGATGCACCTGCAATATGCACTCCTCTTCTTTCTGAGCCGCAGCCTGAA GTTAGGGCTTCTGCAGTTTTTGCATTGGCTACCTTGCTTGACATTGGGTTTGATTCATTCAGAGATGGTGTTGGAGGGGATGAAGAATGTGATGATGATGAAAAGACTAGAGCCgagattattgttattattaaaagCCTTCTGAATATTGTTTCTGATGGTAGCCCTCTTGTCAGAGCAGAAGTAGCTGTAG CTCTAGCAAGGTTTGCCTTTGGACATAAGCAGCATCTCAAGTCAATTGCTGCTGCATATTGGAAACCTCAATCTAATTCCTTGTTGAGTTCATTGCCTTCGCTGGCTAATATAAATGGCACAGGAAGTGGGAATATAGTTTCATCCCAGATAGGCCCTTTAATTCGGGTAGGAAATGACAATTCATCTGTAGTTCGGGATGGAAGGGTTTCCACCAGCAGTCCTCTTGCTACTGCTGGAGTCATGCATGGATCTCCTTTATCTGATGATTCATCTCAACATTCTGATTCTGGGATTTTGAATGATGGTATTAGTAATGGACTTATTCGTCATTCAAGGTCAAAACCTTTGGACAATGCAATGTATTCACAGTGTGTACCAGCTATGTGTACTTTAGCTAAGGACCCATCTCCACGCATAGCAACTCTAGGCAGACGGGTTCTTTCAATTATTGGGATTGAACAAGTAACAAAATCTGTGAAGTCTGCTGGTAGCAGCAGTGCTAGGCCTGGTGAGCCTACAACTTCCTCAGCGACTCCTAGTTTTGCTGGGTTAGCTCGTTCTTCTTCATGGTTTGACATGAATGGAG GTCATCTGCCTTTAACGTTCAGAACTCCTCCTGTTAGCCCCCCTCGGCAAAATTTTTTGACAGGAATGCGTAGAGTTTGCTCTTTAGAATTCAGGCCTCATCTGATGAATTCTCCGGACTCCGGATTGGCTGACCCACTTCTAGGGTCTTCTTCTGGGGTTTCTGAGCGCAGTTTACTTCCACAATCAACTATCTATAATTTTAGTTGTGGCCACTTCTCAAAGCCACTTCTTACTGCATCAGATGATAGTGAAGAACTATTGGCTATAAGAGAAGAGCGGGAGAGATTTGCACTGGAGCGTATTGCTAAATGTCAGCACTCCT CTGTCAGCAAACTTAACAATAATAGTCAAATTGCTAGTTGGGATACAAGATTCGAGACAGGTACAAGAACAGCATTGCTGCAACCTTTCTCTCCTATTGTTATCGCAGCAGATGAGAGTGAACGGATCAG GGTATGGAATTATGAGGAAGCCACCGTTCTCAATGGTTTTGATAATCATGATTTTCCAGAGAATGGAATTTCTAAACTTTGTCTTTTGAATGAGCTTGATGAAAGCTTGTTACTTGTTGCTTCAG GTGATGGAAATATACGGATTTGGAAAGATTATACGGTCAGGGGCAAACAGAAACTTGTTACTGCATTTTCTTCTATTCAAGGTCACAAACCTGGTATGCGGAGTTTGAGTACCGTTGTGGACTGGCAGCAGCAGTCTGGATATCTC TATGCATCTGGAGAGATATCATCTGTCATGCTCTGGGACCTCGATAAGGAGCAACTTATTAATTCAATACCGTCCTCCTCAGATTGCAGTGTCTCAGCATTG GTTACCTATTTTCCTTGTTGA
- the LOC107896885 gene encoding regulatory-associated protein of TOR 1 isoform X1 has translation MALGDLTTSRFSQLSLAVSNHVMDGNGSNGDYLEDAASADMASQRRDFDTASTSSYANAVASTATVPTTMAYLPQTIVLCELRHAAFEAFTPTGPSDSGLVSKWRPKDRMKTGCVALVLCLNISVDPPDVIKISPCARMECWIDPFSMAPQKALETIGKNLRDQYERWQPKARCKVELDPTVDEVKKLCNTCRRYAKSERVLFHYNGHGVPKPTTNGEIWLFNKSYTQYIPLPISDIDSWLRTPSIYVFDCSAAGMIVNAFIELLDSGTSSYPGSARDCILLAACEAHETLPQSAEFPADVFTSCLTTPIKMALRWFCTRSLLHESLDCSLIDKIPGRQNDRKTLLGELNWIFTAVTDTIAWNVLPHELFRRLFRQDLLVASLFRNFLLAERIMRSANCSPVSYPMLPPTHQHHMWDAWDMAAEICLSQLPALVEDPNAEFQPSPFFTEQLTAFEVWLDHGSEHKKPPEQLPIVLQVLLSQCHRFRALVLLGRFLDMGPWAVDLALSVGIFPYVLKLLQTTTPELRQILVFIWTKILALDKSCQVDLVKDGGHVYFIRFLNSVEAYPEQRAMAAFVLAVIVDGHRRGQEACIEAGLIHVCLKHLHSSMQNDVQTEPLFLQWLCLCLGKLWEDFTEAQIIGLQADAPAICTPLLSEPQPEVRASAVFALATLLDIGFDSFRDGVGGDEECDDDEKTRAEIIVIIKSLLNIVSDGSPLVRAEVAVALARFAFGHKQHLKSIAAAYWKPQSNSLLSSLPSLANINGTGSGNIVSSQIGPLIRVGNDNSSVVRDGRVSTSSPLATAGVMHGSPLSDDSSQHSDSGILNDGISNGLIRHSRSKPLDNAMYSQCVPAMCTLAKDPSPRIATLGRRVLSIIGIEQVTKSVKSAGSSSARPGEPTTSSATPSFAGLARSSSWFDMNGGHLPLTFRTPPVSPPRQNFLTGMRRVCSLEFRPHLMNSPDSGLADPLLGSSSGVSERSLLPQSTIYNFSCGHFSKPLLTASDDSEELLAIREERERFALERIAKCQHSSVSKLNNNSQIASWDTRFETGTRTALLQPFSPIVIAADESERIRVWNYEEATVLNGFDNHDFPENGISKLCLLNELDESLLLVASGDGNIRIWKDYTVRGKQKLVTAFSSIQGHKPGMRSLSTVVDWQQQSGYLYASGEISSVMLWDLDKEQLINSIPSSSDCSVSALASSQVHAGQFAAGFVDGSVRLYDVRTPDMLVCATRPHTQQVERVVGIGFQPGLDQGKIVSASQAGDIQFLDIRNQRDTYLTIDAHRGSLTALAVHRHAPIIASGSAKQLIKVFSLEGEQLGIIRYQHTFMAQKIGSVSCLTFHPYQVLLAAGAADACVSIYADDNSQTR, from the exons ATGGCATTGGGCGATCTGACGACGTCACGGTTTTCGCAATTGTCGTTGGCAGTATCCAATCATGTCATGGACGGCAACGGCAGCAATGGCGACTACCTTGAGGATGCTGCTTCTGCCGACATGGCCTCTCAAAGGAGGGATTTTGATACTGCATCCACCAGTAGTTATGCCAATGCCGTTGCATCCACCGCCACAGTGCCTACAACTATGGCTTACTTGCCTCAAACTATTGTCTTATGTGAGCTTCGGCATGCTGCCTTTGAAGCTTTCACTCCAACTGGACCCTCTGATAGTGGCCTTGTCTCCAAATGGCGACCCAAGGATCGA atgaaGACAGGATGTGTAGCACtagttttatgtttaaatattagtGTTGATCCACCTGATGTAATAAAGATATCTCCTTGTGCAAGAATGGAGTGTTGGATTG ATCCTTTTTCTATGGCACCACAAAAAGCTCTTGAAACCATTGGGAAAAACTTGAGAGATCAATATGAGAGGTGGCAGCCTAAG GCACGGTGCAAGGTTGAACTTGATCCTACCGTGGATGAAGTGAAAAAACTTTGTAATACATGTCGTAGATATGCCAAGTCAGAGAGAGTTCTGTTTCATTATAATGGACATGGTGTTCCAAAGCCAACTACAAATGGTGAAATCTGGCTTTTCAATAAG AGTTATACACAGTATATTCCCTTGCCTATCAGTGACATTGATTCATGGTTAAGAACACCTTCTATTTATGTTTTTGATTGCTCTGCGGCTGGAATGATTGTTAATGCCTTCATTGAG CTTCTTGACTCTGGCACTTCTAGTTACCCTGGATCTGCACGAGATTGCATTCTGCTGGCTGCATGTGAAGCACATGAGACTCTTCCTCAAAGTGCTGAATTTCCTGCTGATGTGTTTACTTCTTGTCTTACTACACCTATCAAAATGGCATTGAGATG GTTTTGCACACGTTCGTTGCTTCATGAGTCTCTTGACTGTTCGCTTATAGATAAAATTCCTGGCCGCCAAAATGATCGTAAAACACTTCTAGGGGAGTTGAATTGGATTTTTACTGCAGTAACAGACACAATTGCTTGGAACGTTCTCCCTCATG AGCTTTTCCGGAGATTGTTTAGGCAGGATCTACTAGTTGCCAGTTTGTTCAGAAACTTTTTGCTTGCTGAGAGGATTATGCGCTCTGCAAATTGTTCTCCAGTTTCTTACCCAATGTTGCCGCCAACTCATCAGCACCATATGTG GGATGCATGGGACATGGCTGCTGAAATTTGCCTTTCTCAGCTTCCAGCATTGGTCGAGGATCCTAATGCGGAGTTCCAG cCAAGTCCCTTTTTTACTGAACAGCTGACAGCTTTTGAGGTATGGCTTGACCATGGATCTGAGCATAAAAAGCCACCGGAGCAATTGCCTATCGTTCTTCAG GTTTTACTTAGTCAATGCCATAGATTCCGTGCATTGGTTCTTCTTGGAAGATTCCTTGATATGGGACCATGGGCTGTAGATCTG GCCCTTTCTGTTGGAATATTCCCTTATGTGCTGAAGCTGTTGCAAACAACCACACCAGAACTGCGTCAAATCCTTGTCttcatatggacaaaaattttggCCCTTGATAAG TCATGTCAGGTTGATCTGGTAAAAGATGGCGGTCATGTTTATTTCATTAGGTTTCTTAATAGCGTGGAAGCATATCCTGAACAGCGAGCAATGGCTGCATTTGTTCTAGCTGTCATTGTGGATGGGCATAGACGGGGCCAGGAAGCCTGTATTGAGGCAGGGTTGATCCATGTGTGCTTGAAGCACCTTCACAGTTCCATGCAAAATGATGTGCAAACTGAACCCTTGTTCCTTCAGTGGCTTTGCTTGTGTCTTGGAAAGCTCTGGGAGGATTTTACTGAGGCTCAAATAATAGGTTTGCAGGCAGATGCACCTGCAATATGCACTCCTCTTCTTTCTGAGCCGCAGCCTGAA GTTAGGGCTTCTGCAGTTTTTGCATTGGCTACCTTGCTTGACATTGGGTTTGATTCATTCAGAGATGGTGTTGGAGGGGATGAAGAATGTGATGATGATGAAAAGACTAGAGCCgagattattgttattattaaaagCCTTCTGAATATTGTTTCTGATGGTAGCCCTCTTGTCAGAGCAGAAGTAGCTGTAG CTCTAGCAAGGTTTGCCTTTGGACATAAGCAGCATCTCAAGTCAATTGCTGCTGCATATTGGAAACCTCAATCTAATTCCTTGTTGAGTTCATTGCCTTCGCTGGCTAATATAAATGGCACAGGAAGTGGGAATATAGTTTCATCCCAGATAGGCCCTTTAATTCGGGTAGGAAATGACAATTCATCTGTAGTTCGGGATGGAAGGGTTTCCACCAGCAGTCCTCTTGCTACTGCTGGAGTCATGCATGGATCTCCTTTATCTGATGATTCATCTCAACATTCTGATTCTGGGATTTTGAATGATGGTATTAGTAATGGACTTATTCGTCATTCAAGGTCAAAACCTTTGGACAATGCAATGTATTCACAGTGTGTACCAGCTATGTGTACTTTAGCTAAGGACCCATCTCCACGCATAGCAACTCTAGGCAGACGGGTTCTTTCAATTATTGGGATTGAACAAGTAACAAAATCTGTGAAGTCTGCTGGTAGCAGCAGTGCTAGGCCTGGTGAGCCTACAACTTCCTCAGCGACTCCTAGTTTTGCTGGGTTAGCTCGTTCTTCTTCATGGTTTGACATGAATGGAG GTCATCTGCCTTTAACGTTCAGAACTCCTCCTGTTAGCCCCCCTCGGCAAAATTTTTTGACAGGAATGCGTAGAGTTTGCTCTTTAGAATTCAGGCCTCATCTGATGAATTCTCCGGACTCCGGATTGGCTGACCCACTTCTAGGGTCTTCTTCTGGGGTTTCTGAGCGCAGTTTACTTCCACAATCAACTATCTATAATTTTAGTTGTGGCCACTTCTCAAAGCCACTTCTTACTGCATCAGATGATAGTGAAGAACTATTGGCTATAAGAGAAGAGCGGGAGAGATTTGCACTGGAGCGTATTGCTAAATGTCAGCACTCCT CTGTCAGCAAACTTAACAATAATAGTCAAATTGCTAGTTGGGATACAAGATTCGAGACAGGTACAAGAACAGCATTGCTGCAACCTTTCTCTCCTATTGTTATCGCAGCAGATGAGAGTGAACGGATCAG GGTATGGAATTATGAGGAAGCCACCGTTCTCAATGGTTTTGATAATCATGATTTTCCAGAGAATGGAATTTCTAAACTTTGTCTTTTGAATGAGCTTGATGAAAGCTTGTTACTTGTTGCTTCAG GTGATGGAAATATACGGATTTGGAAAGATTATACGGTCAGGGGCAAACAGAAACTTGTTACTGCATTTTCTTCTATTCAAGGTCACAAACCTGGTATGCGGAGTTTGAGTACCGTTGTGGACTGGCAGCAGCAGTCTGGATATCTC TATGCATCTGGAGAGATATCATCTGTCATGCTCTGGGACCTCGATAAGGAGCAACTTATTAATTCAATACCGTCCTCCTCAGATTGCAGTGTCTCAGCATTG GCTTCTTCTCAAGTTCATGCTGGTCAATTTGCAGCCGGTTTTGTGGATGGTTCTGTCAGACTCTATGACGTCCGGACACCTGACAT GCTGGTTTGTGCAACTAGACCACATACCCAGCAAGTTGAAAGAGTTGTGGGTATTGGCTTTCAGCCTGGACTTGATCAAGGAAAG ATTGTTAGTGCTTCCCAGGCAGGTGATATTCAGTTTCTTGATATTAGAAACCAAAGAGATACTTACCTTACAATCGATGCGCACAGAGGCTCACTTACAGCTCTAGCTGTTCATAGACACGCCCCGATAATTGCCAGTGGGTCAGCAAAACAGCTAATCAAAGTCTTCAGCCTGGAAGGTGAACAACTAGGCATCATTCGATACCAACATACCTTCATGGCCCAGAAGATTGGTTCTGTGAGCTGCCTTACCTTCCATCCCTACCAAGTATTGCTTGCTGCTGGTGCTGCAGATGCATGTGTTTCTATCTACGCTGATGACAATTCTCAGACAAGATGA